The following are from one region of the Procambarus clarkii isolate CNS0578487 chromosome 52, FALCON_Pclarkii_2.0, whole genome shotgun sequence genome:
- the LOC123763558 gene encoding LOW QUALITY PROTEIN: serine/threonine-protein kinase MAK (The sequence of the model RefSeq protein was modified relative to this genomic sequence to represent the inferred CDS: deleted 1 base in 1 codon), whose product MPTYGRANGSMAVSMNRYVTLNELGTGTYGSVVLGQRIDTGEKVAIKRMKRKFYSWDEAMNLREVKSLKKLSHANVVKLKEVIRENDTLYFVFEYMKENLYQLMKSREKHFSETAVKTIVCQVLQGLAFMHRHGYFHRDMKPENLLCMGPELVKIADFGLAREIRSRPPYTDYVSTRWYRAPEVLLRSNTYSSPIDIWAMGAIMAEIYTFRPLFPGSSEIDQIFKICSVIGTPDKREWPEAYSLAQQMNFKFPQFAATPLATLIPNATPDAIHIMTEMLHWNPARRPTAQQCLRFPFFKDFKMDATMSNLSYSMNKARISESISQDDSKAGGSNSELLGGEAGSVRGGGGRAIGRMPAVGNDNKTHNGYLHRTKIGLDLDPGTRSYDQPFPNPTQPLHPSGRRLGGADSLSSIRTRGNPSKTFIPRGFDASSRNTEENSFLPNAKHWSSFRDPPSNEYEDNKTNSLGNLRAVSRSMPGSLVSVKAGGGNPANTAVRNSYPANSSALTGRSNSANVHGRTNWAAKYLK is encoded by the exons ATGCCTACGTATGGGCGTGCCAACGGGAGCATGGCCGTGAGCATGAATAGATACGTGACGCTGAACGAGCTGGGCACGGGCACGTACGGCTCCGTGGTGCTGGGCCAGAGGATCGACACGGGCGAGAAGGTGGCCATCAAGAG AATGAAGAGAAAATTTTACTCGTGGGATGAAGCGATGAATCTACGAGAGGTGAAG TCGCTGAAGAAGTTGAGCCACGCCAACGTTGTCAAACTGAAGGAGGTGATCCGGGAGAACGACACGCTCTATTTCGTCTTCGAGTACATGAAAGAGAACCTATACCAGCTCATGAAGTCCAG AGAGAAGCACTTCAGCGAGACGGCCGTGAAGACCATCGTGTGTCAGGTGCTGCAGGGT CTCGCCTTCATGCACAGACACGGCTACTTCCACCGCGACATGAAGCCTGAGAACCTCCTTTGTATGGGGCCGGAGCTCGTCAAGATCGCCGACTTCGGGCTGGCGAGGGAGATCAGATCGCGGCCTCCCTACACCGACTATGTCTCCACCAGATG gtatCGGGCACCCGAGGTGTTACTACGATCCAATACTTACAGTAGCCCCATCGATATCTGGGCCATGGGCGCTATTATGGCGGAGATATACACCTTCAGGCCGCTCTTCCCAGGCTCCTCCGAGATCGACCAGATCTTCAAGATTTGTTCCGTCATCGGTACACCTGACAAG CGGGAGTGGCCGGAGGCGTACTCGCTGGCGCAGCAGATGAACTTCAAGTTCCCGCAGTTCGCAGCGACGCCGCTGGCCACCCTCATACCCAACGCTACCCCAGACGCCATACACATCATGACGGAGATGCTCCACTGGAACCCCGCTCGCAGACCCACCGCCCAGCAGTGTCTCAG ATTCCCATTTTTCAAGGACTTCAAGATGGATGCGACCATGAGCAACCTCTCATACTCTATGAACAAAGCGCGCATCAGCGAGTCTATCTCACAAGACGACAGCAAAGC AGGCGGGAGTAACAGTGAACTCCTGGGAGGAGAAGCAGGTAGTGTGAGAGGAGGCGGTGGGAGGGCCATCGGTAGGATGCCTGCTGTCGGCAATGATAACAAAACGCACAATGGATACTTGCACCGCACTAAGATCGGCCTTGACCTCGACCCTGGCACGAGGAGCTACGACCAGCCTTTCCCAAACCCGACCCAACCACTGCACCCTTCTGGTCGTCGTTTGGGAGGGGCTGACTCCTTGAGCAGTATACGGACCAGAGGCAACCCATCTAAGACCTTTATACCCCGTGGGTTTGACGCGAGCTCTAGAAACACCGAGGAAAATAGCTTCTTACCTAACGCCAAGCACTGGTCGTCATTCCGCGACCCGCCTAGCAACGAATATGAAGATAATAAAACAAATAGTTTGGGGAACTTGA GAGCCGTGAGTCGCAGCATGCCGGGGTCGCTGGTGTCTGTGAAGGCTGGGGGCGGCAACCCCGCCAACACCGCCGTCAGGAACTCTTACCCAGCCAACTCCTCGGCCCTCACCGGCCGCTCCAACAGCGCCAACGTCCATGGCAGGACAAATTGGGCGGCCAA GTACCTCAAGTAA